In Leptolyngbya sp. SIO1E4, one DNA window encodes the following:
- a CDS encoding energy-coupling factor ABC transporter substrate-binding protein, protein MTNTSKETTSLEQPRTPHRGSWWIVLAVIALAVLPLMFVRGEYGGADGEAEEAIGEIQPDYEPWFGAVLEPASGEVESLLFVSQAAIGAGIIGYAVGFYKGRRERSGRETS, encoded by the coding sequence ATGACAAACACCTCTAAAGAAACAACTTCCCTTGAGCAGCCCCGCACGCCCCATCGAGGCAGCTGGTGGATTGTGCTAGCTGTGATTGCGTTAGCCGTTTTGCCGCTGATGTTTGTGCGCGGCGAATATGGCGGTGCCGATGGCGAGGCAGAAGAAGCGATTGGGGAAATTCAGCCGGACTACGAACCCTGGTTTGGGGCCGTCCTTGAACCCGCGAGTGGCGAAGTTGAGAGCCTCCTGTTTGTTTCCCAAGCGGCGATCGGGGCGGGCATCATTGGCTATGCAGTTGGGTTTTACAAGGGGCGGCGGGAACGGTCAGGTCGGGAAACCTCCTGA
- a CDS encoding MarR family transcriptional regulator, producing the protein MLELQDYPNLETVQNFATQFPELELSALQTWLSVMRVSGEVVAYLERYLSQYDLSQRKFFILILLMRNPDGLNISQLAEKTGVSCASITGLVERMKKADLVTREENARDRRVMIVQITAFGKTLLNQVLPDHYRRVSELMADLNEQERAGLQHLLQKVLVNVPAKA; encoded by the coding sequence GTGTTAGAACTACAGGACTATCCAAATCTTGAAACAGTCCAGAACTTTGCCACGCAGTTTCCTGAACTAGAACTGAGTGCTTTACAAACGTGGCTATCTGTCATGCGGGTTTCTGGCGAAGTTGTTGCTTATCTCGAGCGATATTTATCGCAGTACGACCTATCACAACGGAAATTCTTTATTTTGATTCTGCTCATGCGTAATCCAGATGGGCTGAACATTTCACAACTGGCAGAAAAAACCGGGGTGTCTTGTGCTTCCATTACAGGCTTGGTGGAACGTATGAAAAAGGCAGACTTGGTGACGAGAGAAGAAAATGCCCGCGATCGCCGGGTCATGATCGTTCAAATTACGGCATTTGGGAAAACCCTGCTGAACCAAGTTCTGCCCGATCATTACCGTCGGGTCAGTGAATTAATGGCCGACCTGAACGAACAGGAGCGAGCAGGCTTGCAGCACCTGCTGCAGAAGGTGCTGGTGAACGTTCCGGCCAAGGCGTAA
- a CDS encoding DevA family ABC transporter ATP-binding protein, with product MSPIVSIQNLTHHFGKGALRRQVLHDVTLNLYPGEVVILEGPSGGGKTTLLTLIGALRSVQNGSLKILGQELHGASKRRQIQTRNQIGFIFQAHNLLACLRSWENVSTSLKLHRHISVHEYRRRSVEILTAVGLADHVDKFPENLSGGQKQRVAIARALASHPKLVLADEPTSSLDSKTGRDVVEIMQSLAREEGCTVLLVTHDNRILDVADRILHMEDGRLTENPLS from the coding sequence ATGTCTCCCATCGTCTCCATCCAAAACCTGACTCATCACTTTGGCAAAGGCGCATTACGGCGACAGGTGCTGCACGATGTGACTTTGAATCTATACCCGGGTGAGGTGGTGATTCTCGAAGGCCCTTCGGGTGGGGGTAAAACAACGCTGTTGACATTGATTGGGGCGCTGCGTTCGGTACAGAATGGCAGCTTGAAGATTCTGGGCCAAGAGCTGCATGGGGCTTCTAAACGTCGTCAAATTCAAACTCGCAACCAGATTGGCTTTATCTTTCAGGCTCACAATTTGCTGGCCTGTTTGAGATCTTGGGAAAATGTCAGCACTTCGCTAAAGCTGCATCGCCATATTTCAGTACATGAGTATCGTAGGCGATCGGTGGAAATTTTGACGGCAGTGGGGTTGGCAGATCACGTGGATAAGTTCCCCGAGAATCTATCTGGGGGGCAAAAACAGCGGGTAGCAATCGCCCGTGCTTTAGCCAGTCATCCTAAGCTTGTCTTGGCTGATGAACCCACATCTTCTCTTGATAGCAAAACGGGCCGTGATGTGGTTGAAATCATGCAATCCCTGGCTCGCGAAGAAGGCTGTACCGTACTTCTCGTCACCCATGACAACCGCATCCTGGACGTGGCCGATCGCATTCTCCATATGGAAGATGGACGATTAACCGAGAACCCTTTAAGTTGA
- a CDS encoding 4-hydroxy-tetrahydrodipicolinate reductase, translating to MAAQSTIPVVVNGACGKMGREVIKVVAAAEDMTLVGAIDKSPEVQGQDVGEIAGCGPVEIPVTADLEATLVMAQSEGLAVMVDFTHPDTVYASVRAAIAYGVRPVVGTTGLNEEQLKDLAEFADKASIGCLIIPNFSIGIVLLQQAALQAAQYFEHVEIIELHHNQKADAPSGTAIQTAQMLSELGKPYNPPQVEETEHLAGARGSQTSDGVRIHSVRLPGLIAHQEVIFGAPGQIYTLRHDTSDRASFMPGVLLAIRRVLPLKSLIYGLDKIL from the coding sequence ATGGCAGCGCAATCAACGATTCCGGTAGTGGTAAACGGGGCCTGCGGCAAAATGGGTCGCGAAGTGATTAAAGTCGTGGCCGCCGCAGAAGACATGACCCTGGTTGGGGCCATTGATAAAAGCCCTGAGGTGCAGGGGCAAGACGTCGGCGAAATCGCCGGGTGTGGCCCGGTTGAAATCCCTGTGACTGCAGATTTGGAAGCCACATTGGTCATGGCCCAAAGTGAGGGGCTAGCGGTGATGGTGGACTTTACCCACCCAGATACGGTCTACGCTTCAGTGCGTGCTGCGATCGCCTATGGCGTGCGACCCGTCGTGGGCACCACCGGACTCAATGAAGAGCAGCTCAAAGATCTCGCTGAATTTGCCGATAAAGCCAGCATTGGCTGCTTGATTATTCCCAACTTTTCCATTGGTATTGTGCTGCTGCAACAGGCGGCTCTGCAGGCGGCTCAGTATTTTGAGCACGTAGAAATTATCGAGCTGCACCACAACCAAAAGGCTGATGCCCCAAGCGGCACAGCCATTCAAACAGCACAAATGTTATCTGAGTTGGGCAAGCCCTACAATCCGCCCCAGGTAGAAGAAACAGAACATCTTGCTGGGGCTCGGGGTAGCCAGACTTCAGACGGAGTCAGAATTCACAGCGTCCGTCTGCCCGGGTTGATTGCCCATCAGGAAGTGATCTTTGGGGCACCTGGGCAAATTTACACGCTGCGCCACGATACGAGCGATCGCGCCAGCTTTATGCCGGGGGTGCTCCTTGCCATCCGCCGAGTTTTACCCTTAAAATCGCTCATCTACGGATTGGATAAAATTCTCTAG
- the cbiQ gene encoding cobalt ECF transporter T component CbiQ, producing the protein MRPQIDSLVYTNRLRSLPPEHKLGFAIALFILGYLAPPHLQLGIALWLALWVIGYARIPAAIYLKLLAIPISFWLMSLPALVMGVSWGAHLAAIDADVVWGIPLGQVYFYMSQRGLDQASTVLARAIALTSCLYFILFTVPFVEIVRILRRWGCPALVTELLLLMYRFIFVLTEVAGELLSAQQSRLGYCSWKASMRSLSLLVGQLFQRSLETYRQISLGLTSRGFKGDLRVWHRRRHQAS; encoded by the coding sequence ATGCGCCCTCAAATTGATTCTTTGGTTTATACCAATCGGCTGCGATCGCTGCCTCCAGAGCACAAACTGGGGTTTGCCATCGCCCTTTTCATTCTTGGGTACCTGGCCCCGCCCCATCTGCAACTGGGCATTGCCCTTTGGCTCGCGCTCTGGGTTATTGGCTATGCGCGCATTCCAGCGGCAATTTATTTGAAGCTACTGGCAATTCCGATTAGTTTTTGGCTGATGAGCCTGCCTGCCCTGGTCATGGGGGTGAGCTGGGGGGCCCATCTGGCGGCGATTGATGCTGATGTGGTCTGGGGTATCCCTCTTGGTCAGGTCTATTTTTATATGAGCCAACGGGGGCTTGACCAAGCTAGCACTGTGCTGGCACGGGCGATCGCACTCACCTCGTGTTTGTACTTCATCTTATTTACGGTACCCTTTGTAGAAATTGTCCGCATCTTGCGGCGCTGGGGGTGCCCTGCCCTGGTGACAGAATTGCTGCTGTTAATGTATCGCTTCATTTTTGTTTTGACTGAAGTAGCTGGTGAACTGCTGAGTGCTCAGCAGTCTCGTCTTGGTTACTGCAGCTGGAAAGCGAGCATGCGCAGCCTCAGCCTGTTGGTGGGGCAACTGTTTCAGCGTTCCCTAGAAACCTATCGACAAATTTCCTTGGGTCTGACCTCGCGGGGGTTCAAGGGTGATTTGCGGGTCTGGCATAGACGTCGCCATCAGGCCAGTTGA
- a CDS encoding energy-coupling factor ABC transporter permease, whose protein sequence is MAGLSFYIVLGSASPAVAMHIMEGFLPMGWAVFWSVVALPFFLVGVRSLSRTTRENPELKLLLAVAGAFSFVLSALKIPSVTGSSSHPTGTGLGTVLFGPSVMTVLGSLVLIFQAVLLAHGGLTTLGANVFSMAIVGPWVAFGIYQLMAKRGQQRAGIFLAAALGGLATYVVTSIQLALAFPAASGGVMTAFLKFAGIFALTQVPIAISEGLLTLLVWNWLQAYATHELQTLKLLKAES, encoded by the coding sequence ATGGCTGGCCTCAGTTTTTACATCGTTCTTGGATCGGCTTCTCCAGCGGTGGCAATGCACATCATGGAGGGCTTTTTGCCCATGGGCTGGGCGGTATTTTGGTCGGTTGTTGCTTTGCCATTTTTCCTTGTGGGGGTGAGATCGCTCTCTCGCACCACCCGCGAAAATCCTGAACTCAAGCTATTGCTTGCCGTGGCAGGGGCTTTTAGCTTTGTGCTCTCGGCCCTCAAAATTCCTTCCGTGACCGGCAGTTCTTCCCACCCGACTGGCACCGGCTTAGGCACCGTATTGTTTGGCCCTTCTGTGATGACGGTTCTGGGCAGCCTGGTCTTGATCTTTCAGGCGGTGCTGCTGGCCCATGGAGGCCTCACGACCCTGGGGGCAAACGTATTTTCGATGGCGATTGTTGGCCCCTGGGTGGCCTTTGGCATCTATCAACTCATGGCCAAGCGTGGCCAACAGCGGGCCGGTATTTTTCTTGCGGCAGCTTTAGGGGGGCTTGCCACCTATGTGGTGACCTCAATTCAGCTGGCCTTGGCCTTTCCTGCAGCCAGTGGTGGGGTAATGACGGCATTCCTTAAATTTGCCGGCATTTTTGCCTTGACCCAGGTTCCGATTGCGATCAGTGAAGGGCTGTTAACCTTGCTGGTTTGGAACTGGCTGCAAGCCTACGCCACCCATGAACTGCAAACGCTGAAGTTATTGAAAGCTGAGTCGTGA
- the menD gene encoding 2-succinyl-5-enolpyruvyl-6-hydroxy-3-cyclohexene-1-carboxylic-acid synthase — protein sequence MLDFRNTNTLWASVLVETLVSLGVPTAVISPGSRSTPLTLAFARHPNVDTIPILDERSASFFALGHAKATGQVTVLVCTSGTAGANYFPAIIEAYESQVPLLVLTADRPQELRNCTSGQTIDQQKLFGHYVHSYTELALPEANLKQLRYLRQAIAHACQRCHYPVAGPVHLNCSFRDPLAPLADDTAQHLTAKIDKGFFRHLASQARQVSAFEGVHNSSQPSIETRSLPSLQGSLPAALGQSERGLIIVGPVQPQYPHAFCNEIATLSQQLGWPVLAEGLSPLRNRASLNPYLVTTYDMLLRHPHHANALVPEQVIQIGALPTSKVLRQWLETVDPMRWIINPTGQNQDPLHGAAMQLPLSLQALVSALPSPLRTLTAYSKAWCTRDAIARQRLTNHMQALPNLFESKLSWLLPTLLPSQMPLMIANSMPVRDVEWFWPLNDTAIQPYFSRGANGIDGTLSTALGIAHHHHQAVLLTGDLALLHDSNGFLNAVHRDSHLTILLVNNHGGGIFEMLPISQFEPPFETFFATPQSVDFGTLAAAHGVPHQPIQSWDMLAAALSQFPASGVRLLELACDRKGDTQHRMTLLETLGQFEVPFAD from the coding sequence ATGCTGGATTTTAGAAACACCAACACGTTGTGGGCATCTGTTTTGGTCGAGACCCTGGTGTCTCTGGGGGTACCCACAGCCGTCATTTCCCCGGGTTCGCGCTCGACTCCCCTCACCCTTGCCTTTGCTCGCCACCCCAACGTTGACACCATTCCCATTTTGGATGAGCGATCAGCCAGCTTTTTTGCCCTGGGTCATGCTAAAGCAACCGGTCAGGTCACGGTGTTGGTTTGCACGTCAGGAACTGCTGGGGCCAACTATTTCCCAGCCATCATCGAAGCTTACGAAAGCCAGGTACCGTTGCTGGTGTTGACTGCCGATCGCCCTCAAGAGCTGCGCAATTGCACCTCCGGGCAAACCATTGATCAGCAAAAGCTGTTTGGCCACTACGTTCACAGCTATACAGAGCTGGCTCTGCCGGAAGCTAACTTAAAACAATTGCGGTATCTACGCCAGGCGATCGCCCATGCCTGCCAACGGTGTCACTATCCCGTTGCAGGGCCAGTTCACCTCAACTGTTCTTTCCGAGATCCCTTAGCTCCCCTGGCCGATGACACGGCCCAGCACCTGACTGCCAAAATTGATAAAGGCTTTTTTCGGCACCTGGCTTCCCAGGCGCGCCAGGTCTCTGCTTTTGAGGGGGTTCACAACAGCAGCCAACCCAGCATAGAGACAAGGTCTCTGCCTTCTTTGCAGGGTAGCCTGCCCGCTGCGTTAGGCCAGTCTGAACGAGGGCTGATTATTGTTGGGCCAGTTCAGCCCCAATACCCCCATGCCTTTTGCAACGAGATTGCGACCCTTTCACAACAGTTAGGCTGGCCGGTGCTGGCAGAAGGCTTGTCTCCTCTGCGCAACCGAGCCAGCTTAAATCCTTACTTGGTCACCACCTATGACATGCTGCTGCGCCACCCTCACCATGCCAACGCCTTGGTGCCTGAACAGGTGATTCAAATTGGAGCATTGCCTACAAGTAAAGTGCTGCGTCAGTGGCTAGAGACGGTTGATCCGATGCGCTGGATCATTAACCCCACTGGGCAGAACCAGGATCCCCTGCATGGGGCCGCCATGCAGCTGCCGCTGTCTTTGCAGGCTCTGGTGTCAGCCCTGCCATCCCCGTTGAGAACGCTCACAGCTTACAGCAAAGCCTGGTGCACACGGGATGCGATCGCCCGCCAACGGCTGACCAACCACATGCAGGCGCTCCCTAACCTGTTTGAAAGCAAACTCAGTTGGCTACTGCCGACCCTGCTGCCGTCCCAAATGCCACTGATGATCGCCAACAGCATGCCCGTGCGCGATGTGGAATGGTTTTGGCCCCTCAATGACACGGCCATTCAGCCTTACTTTAGTCGAGGGGCAAACGGCATTGATGGCACATTATCAACAGCGTTAGGCATTGCCCATCATCATCACCAGGCTGTACTGCTCACGGGAGATCTGGCTCTGCTCCACGACAGCAACGGGTTTCTCAATGCCGTCCACCGGGATAGCCATTTGACGATTCTGCTGGTTAATAACCACGGCGGTGGCATTTTTGAAATGCTGCCAATTTCTCAGTTTGAGCCACCCTTTGAGACCTTCTTCGCCACCCCGCAATCTGTTGATTTTGGTACCCTGGCCGCTGCCCACGGTGTGCCCCATCAACCTATCCAATCTTGGGATATGTTAGCCGCTGCGCTGTCTCAATTCCCGGCTTCGGGGGTACGCCTACTGGAGCTGGCCTGCGATCGCAAAGGAGATACCCAGCATCGGATGACCCTGTTGGAAACCCTGGGCCAGTTTGAGGTGCCCTTTGCTGACTAA
- a CDS encoding TetR/AcrR family transcriptional regulator, with protein sequence MSRPTEPQKKEALLEQCLAAAIEHGGLDTSINSMAKRIGTSGRMLVYHFGSKQELEQQIIGLLEIRLREKLWASQSTSLPGVEGVATSLLEMWKHLTAPEMQGLLKLTMELHQRAMQGDSETQRFLERESQQWITSLLQLTNDKAIAVALFHLFQGAILDFLTTGNARRGQQTLETFMATWQTPQP encoded by the coding sequence ATGAGCCGCCCCACTGAGCCTCAGAAAAAGGAAGCACTTTTAGAGCAATGTCTGGCTGCTGCCATTGAACACGGCGGGTTAGACACCAGTATCAACTCGATGGCGAAGAGAATCGGCACTAGTGGACGCATGCTGGTGTACCACTTTGGTTCTAAGCAGGAATTAGAGCAGCAAATAATTGGTCTGCTAGAAATTCGCCTGCGCGAAAAATTGTGGGCGTCTCAGAGCACGTCCCTACCAGGGGTAGAGGGGGTAGCCACATCCTTGCTGGAAATGTGGAAGCATTTGACGGCACCTGAGATGCAGGGCTTGCTGAAACTCACGATGGAACTGCATCAGCGGGCGATGCAAGGTGATTCAGAAACCCAACGGTTTTTAGAGCGTGAGAGCCAGCAATGGATAACGTCTTTATTGCAGCTGACCAACGATAAAGCGATCGCGGTGGCGCTGTTTCACCTATTCCAGGGGGCCATCTTAGACTTTTTGACCACAGGCAACGCACGCCGTGGACAGCAAACCCTTGAGACGTTTATGGCAACTTGGCAAACACCTCAGCCCTAA
- a CDS encoding FtsX-like permease family protein: protein MKLPLLHNLLSRLRYDRPLGWAQLSHHKTRLIVALTGVAFSNILIFTQLGLRALLFEGITLLPEALEGDLFLMSAFAPTIDFGSFPRVHLYQADAVEGVASTSPIYLGSANWINPLDLEVTDDSQGPSFNLFANRAKIVAFNPAQPVLNIPEVNQQLSRLNEPDSVLYDRLAQETLGPVADLFDQQGEVLTVMNNRRVRVVGLFNLGSTLFDNAHVIMSDWNYARRNGAQSLNNVSVASLRLEPGADAETVRSRLQAYLPKDLKVLTKEEIVTLEKDFQESFPNGKVLNFGAAIGFVVGVVIVYQVLYTDVSDHLPEYATLKAMGYADKALLNVVLQEALILAVLGFIPGFFASYGVYGLLTWITRIPLAMKAHVAARVFLLTLVMCIISGAIAMNKLRSADPADVF, encoded by the coding sequence ATGAAACTGCCATTGCTTCATAATCTGCTCAGCCGCCTGCGTTACGACCGTCCCCTGGGGTGGGCGCAACTGTCTCACCACAAGACCCGCCTGATTGTGGCGCTGACAGGCGTCGCTTTTTCTAACATCCTCATCTTTACTCAGTTGGGCTTGCGTGCCCTGCTATTCGAAGGCATTACCCTTCTGCCAGAAGCCCTTGAGGGTGATTTATTCCTCATGTCAGCTTTTGCCCCCACCATCGACTTTGGATCCTTCCCTCGGGTTCATCTGTATCAAGCCGATGCCGTTGAGGGGGTTGCCTCTACCAGCCCCATTTACCTGGGCTCTGCCAACTGGATCAACCCTCTGGATCTTGAAGTAACTGACGATTCCCAAGGCCCCAGCTTTAATTTGTTTGCCAATCGAGCCAAAATTGTGGCCTTTAATCCAGCTCAGCCAGTCTTGAACATTCCTGAAGTGAATCAGCAGCTAAGCCGTCTGAATGAGCCTGACTCAGTACTGTACGATCGCCTGGCTCAAGAAACGTTAGGCCCCGTTGCCGACCTGTTTGACCAGCAGGGCGAAGTCCTGACGGTGATGAACAACCGTCGCGTTCGGGTGGTCGGGCTGTTTAACCTGGGCAGTACCCTATTCGACAATGCCCATGTCATCATGAGCGACTGGAATTATGCTCGTCGCAACGGCGCCCAAAGCCTGAATAACGTCAGCGTGGCCAGCCTACGCCTGGAGCCCGGGGCTGATGCTGAAACCGTGCGATCGCGCTTACAGGCCTACCTACCCAAAGACCTAAAAGTCCTGACCAAAGAAGAAATCGTCACCCTTGAAAAAGACTTTCAAGAGTCCTTTCCCAACGGAAAAGTGCTTAACTTTGGTGCGGCGATCGGCTTCGTTGTCGGCGTAGTCATCGTCTACCAGGTGCTCTACACCGATGTCAGCGACCACCTGCCAGAATACGCCACCCTCAAAGCCATGGGCTATGCCGACAAAGCCCTGCTGAATGTGGTGCTGCAAGAAGCCCTAATTCTGGCTGTATTGGGGTTTATCCCCGGCTTCTTTGCCTCCTATGGCGTATATGGCCTGCTCACCTGGATCACCCGTATTCCTCTGGCCATGAAAGCCCACGTCGCCGCCCGCGTATTTTTACTCACCCTGGTCATGTGTATTATCTCCGGCGCGATCGCTATGAATAAACTTCGTTCTGCTGATCCGGCAGATGTTTTTTAA
- a CDS encoding DUF5367 family protein, with protein sequence MNLKNRLTLVFIGFVIWAAATMVFRAVGSSLFEHSALAYWGNVTVAGIVYAAASAGLMKGLGIAQKDWLQGAVCIALPGMLGEIPILYGFHELMGNMHPETAGRYAAFLFGGYGALISFAWLMSVNANPPLVSDK encoded by the coding sequence GTGAACCTAAAAAATCGACTCACCCTTGTCTTCATTGGCTTCGTTATCTGGGCTGCCGCAACCATGGTTTTTCGCGCGGTGGGGTCATCCTTGTTTGAGCACTCCGCATTGGCATATTGGGGCAACGTCACGGTTGCTGGGATTGTGTATGCAGCCGCCTCTGCCGGACTGATGAAAGGGTTGGGCATTGCGCAAAAAGACTGGTTGCAAGGCGCAGTGTGTATCGCCTTACCTGGGATGCTGGGTGAAATTCCGATTCTCTATGGGTTTCATGAACTCATGGGCAACATGCACCCCGAAACAGCCGGGCGATATGCCGCCTTTTTGTTTGGAGGCTATGGCGCCTTAATCAGCTTTGCTTGGCTGATGTCTGTAAATGCAAATCCGCCGCTGGTTTCTGACAAATAA
- a CDS encoding arylamine N-acetyltransferase, producing the protein MEVRAYLERIGYGESQAPTIETLRQLHRAHLLAVPFENLDIPLGSPIVLSLPALYDKIVCRGRGGFCYELNGLFGWLLEQLGFPVTLLSARVFNGRQPGPEFDHLLLLIETEAGWIADVGFGDSFLEPLGLTQAETMQQGRTYRLVGPDTAKVLQRRSATEWEPQYVFSLTPRRLADFNTLCHHQQTASTSAFTQKAVCSRATQQGRITLSNNRLIVTTAGQREEHAIATEAEYQTLLRQHFGISLGKPLKMWRH; encoded by the coding sequence ATGGAGGTCAGAGCGTATCTAGAGCGCATCGGGTATGGCGAGTCACAGGCTCCAACTATCGAGACGCTGAGACAGCTTCATCGGGCGCATTTGCTCGCAGTTCCCTTTGAGAATCTCGATATCCCTCTGGGTTCTCCCATTGTGCTCTCACTGCCCGCTTTGTATGACAAAATCGTTTGCCGTGGGCGCGGGGGGTTCTGCTATGAACTCAATGGGCTGTTTGGCTGGCTGCTAGAGCAGCTTGGCTTTCCTGTTACCCTATTGTCGGCACGTGTGTTTAACGGCAGGCAACCAGGGCCTGAATTCGATCACCTGCTTTTACTGATTGAGACAGAAGCGGGTTGGATTGCAGACGTCGGATTTGGAGATTCTTTTTTGGAACCCCTTGGGCTCACTCAGGCAGAGACTATGCAGCAGGGTCGCACCTATCGCCTGGTAGGCCCGGATACTGCGAAAGTGCTGCAGCGACGAAGTGCGACTGAGTGGGAGCCCCAATATGTCTTTTCACTCACGCCTCGCCGACTCGCTGATTTCAACACACTGTGCCACCATCAACAAACCGCTTCGACATCGGCGTTCACCCAGAAAGCAGTCTGTTCCCGGGCAACGCAGCAAGGGCGCATCACACTTTCGAATAACCGGCTGATTGTGACAACCGCAGGGCAGCGAGAGGAACACGCGATCGCCACTGAAGCGGAGTACCAAACCCTGCTCAGACAACACTTCGGCATCTCCCTTGGGAAACCCCTCAAAATGTGGCGTCACTGA
- a CDS encoding HlyD family efflux transporter periplasmic adaptor subunit, translating into MQHSWHRSPRRPLLILNVLALSVLSLGAGCASFSIAQNEPAPPPAEPTPASTVVALGRLAPDGEVIKLSVPNAADSRVNQILVVEGDFVEAEQVIAVLQGFERQQRDLEEAQKTVEFYQAKLDQLKAGSGGDAEVAAQEAAVGRLEAQLRTEQLEREAAIASAEADLHQAQQSYRRDVDLAAAGAISQQDLEVSQQTLETTTAMLDQRRAQLANTVQTLEQQIAQERNNLARLREVRPVDIRVAQAELDRALIAVEQRQADLEDTQVRVPVAGQILRINTRVGEQVNTQEGIVELGRTEQMYAIAEVYETDIAQVRLGQTAVITSEYGGFQHEIQGIVDHIGLQIGQRQLSEGSTNPTQDENTRIVEVKVRITPGDSQKVASLTNMQVRVAINVSSQQPIPL; encoded by the coding sequence ATGCAGCATTCCTGGCATCGTTCTCCCCGTCGTCCTCTACTTATTTTGAATGTGCTGGCACTCAGCGTCTTGAGTTTAGGGGCGGGCTGCGCTAGCTTCTCGATCGCTCAGAATGAGCCTGCTCCCCCGCCAGCAGAACCCACGCCAGCCTCTACGGTGGTGGCACTGGGCCGCTTGGCCCCAGACGGGGAAGTGATTAAGCTCTCGGTACCCAATGCCGCAGATAGTCGCGTCAACCAGATTTTGGTTGTCGAAGGCGACTTTGTGGAAGCAGAGCAGGTGATTGCCGTGCTGCAGGGGTTTGAGCGACAACAGCGAGATCTAGAAGAAGCCCAAAAAACAGTTGAGTTTTACCAGGCCAAGCTCGATCAGCTCAAAGCAGGGAGCGGTGGAGATGCTGAGGTAGCGGCACAGGAGGCCGCTGTGGGTCGGCTTGAGGCCCAACTACGCACCGAACAGCTAGAACGAGAAGCTGCGATCGCCAGTGCCGAGGCAGATCTGCACCAAGCCCAACAAAGCTATCGCCGCGATGTTGATTTGGCCGCAGCCGGTGCCATCAGCCAGCAAGACTTAGAGGTGTCGCAGCAAACCCTGGAAACCACCACTGCCATGCTAGATCAACGGCGAGCCCAGCTCGCCAATACGGTACAAACCCTGGAACAGCAAATTGCCCAAGAGCGTAATAACCTGGCTCGGCTGCGGGAAGTACGCCCTGTAGATATACGCGTTGCTCAAGCGGAACTAGACCGCGCCCTGATCGCCGTAGAGCAGCGCCAGGCAGATCTGGAAGATACCCAGGTGCGAGTGCCAGTGGCAGGGCAAATCTTACGCATCAACACCCGCGTGGGCGAGCAGGTCAACACCCAAGAAGGGATTGTTGAACTGGGGCGCACTGAGCAAATGTATGCGATCGCAGAGGTGTACGAAACTGACATTGCCCAGGTTCGTCTTGGGCAAACCGCCGTTATCACCAGTGAATATGGCGGGTTTCAGCATGAAATTCAGGGCATCGTTGACCATATCGGGCTACAGATTGGCCAGCGCCAGCTTTCTGAAGGATCCACAAACCCCACCCAAGATGAGAACACCCGCATTGTTGAAGTCAAAGTTCGCATCACCCCTGGCGATAGTCAGAAGGTTGCCTCCCTCACCAACATGCAGGTGCGCGTTGCCATTAATGTGTCCTCCCAACAGCCCATCCCCTTATGA